attaaataagaggAAGTTAGTAATGATAAGAGTTTGGTACGACGCAAGCTTAGGATCTCCTGTTTGATACCATGttaacttaaataaaataatcgtTATTATCTAAAAACGTAAACTGCTAGAGAacaatgtttatatatatatatatatatatatatatatatataacaggtGCTACAAAAggctaagaaataaaaaaaataaaagcatatatgcttaatttgtaaaagaaaagtttttatgagaataaaatttattttaatttattgaggTTTTGGTATAGGATGAAAATGTATAGTTTGTAGgacatgcatatattttatttaaagtattgaatataaaattataataataatattttttaatagtttaaatttttagagtaatCGATTTTTTGCATGAAGCATAGATACTGAGTTTATTTCCTCCTATGCATTTCAAATACACGCAATTGATAGTATATGTTGAATATAATTATCGTTTCATTTATTATAACTAAAGCTAAGGCTAattaatagttatatatatttttatacgtAATATAGTTTTTTCTATATGTGAAACCAACCATTCTAAAAAGAGAAATGCTAAAGTCCACAACCCAAAGAGGATTGTAACGTTACAACTCTTAATccaaaatttgtaatcttatccttcagtttttttttttttttttttttagaatttgcTATATAAAAAGAGGGTTGATGAAACGAGTAGAGAAACATGAACCGTTGGATGATATAAAGTTGTATGATTATAACCAAAAAGTGATCGATTGTGGGTTAGTTTTCGGCCCAAGATTCTTTTCAGATCTCTTTTACATGCATCCAAACACCTCcaaacttaatttattattgtagATCTCTTTTATAAGTTTTTCACTattagatctatttttttttatcatatctatctcttaaattatactattctgCCAACcacacccactcaactctaggagattactattattttaaccCTATGAATCTTCATTCAAATACCAAAAATCTATAAACACCAatgatttgatacttttaaaaatatagaaacttAATTTTCTGTACATAACCTATGGTAAATTATAACACCTACAAGGTGCTAAATCCTTCTCTTAGATATGATTTTAATATTAGAGAATTTAtaaatacttataaattatttatttatttactgaaCTTGACCAAATTCAATGAATCTAATGACGCCTACAATCCTCAAAAAAACACTGCAGTAGGAAGTTATCTAACGATGCCTtatctaggattcaaattttattttttagattttagtattaaaatacGTTCAATGAAAGATTGGAATGAGGCAAAACTAATTATAGCTGGGGGATCAAGAGATCTCCAATAAAATATCTTTTGAGAGCTCCCTACTGAAATTTTATCCACGATGCTCGTCCTTGGTGCGTGGCGAGAACATAATTACCAAAAGTGCTTCGCAGGCGCATGGGAACGATTGCAAACCCTAATTTCGGTCAAGCGGACCGACCAGGCGCTCCCGTGAAAAGCTTCCAGTTGTCCCCCCCATCCCCACCCCCACCCCATCTTCTAATCCCCCTCTCCCTCTTATCTTATTCTTAAATAAACTCACTAATtaactatttctctctctctctctctctctctctctctctctctctcttatattaatactcttttatttgtttatgtaTACAATAATCCTCGCcgtgctctctttctctctcatcttcatattcatcttcttcttcttcttctccttccactCTCCGCTTTCTATAACACCATCCTCACCCTCAACTCTTCTTCttcgctcttcttcttcttcttcttctttcgctTTGTTTGCTCTCTCAGCTGTGAGAAAACAGTAAGCTTAGTGCGGAGTAAATTAAGAGGCTCGAATGGAGGGCTCCGCGCACAACTggctctctttctccctctctcaccaTCATGGCCTCTTCGAAGCCTTCTccactccgccgccgcggcggagccGAGGAGGGTGGCGGAGGAGTCAACTTTCGGTCAACGCACCTCCATTTACCGTGGGGTTACGAGGTGAGCACGCGTACGTGTGCGCGCGTACGTACGTAGCTTCGTTTGGCTAAAATATTAAGAGGGGTATAACCGGAAGAGAAAAGTCGCAGGGGCGTATTTTGGGAATTTGCTGATTGGGTGGGGCTATTTTGGTAAATAGGCACAGGTGGACGGGCCGGTATGAGGCGCACCTCTGGGACAATAGCTGTCGCCGGGAGGGTCAAAGCCGAAAAGGGCGCCAAGGTAGCGTGTAAAGATCACACTAACCTGCGCCGGTCCCTGCGCATTTTAGATTTGATCCTTTACTTTTCACTAACGTGCGCAcccttttgctctttttttttttcctggtttCATCTACGTGGCGCGTTCTGATTGGGCGGCTCCTGACCATGCATCTCTCTCAGTCTACTTAGGTAAAATTTCATCTAAGATTATAATTTGAGTTACGCAATTAATTAAAAGAGAGCATGATATAAAGTAAAAGTTTAATTTACAGTGAAGCTTTTGTATTTAGAGCTTAAAATCTTAGCTCAgcttttagttatatataaagaaaGTTTTTGAAGCGATCTATTTGCAAAATGTTATATACACAAAAAATATCAATGACCGAAAGTATAAATGAGATCCAACATACACTAAAAAGCTTTATTCAGGATACTCGCGAATGGCGATCCAATTAGAATTAGCACAGATTTTAAAAAGGCTCTTCCATATGATTCACAATGTTATACATTTgatataaatttcaatatttgatctcttgcaaaaaaaaaaaaaagagtagttCTTAAACATTTTTTGAACTTGAAAATATTTTAGGTGGCTATGACAAAGAGGAAAAGGCGGCGAGAGCGTACGACCTCGCGGCGCTCAAATACTGGGGTCCAAACGCGACCACGAACTTCCCTGTAAGCGACCACACCACGCTCCCTCTAGagactaaaatcaaaatctcaACATATAGAAAAGTGTATTAATACGTATTTCGTATCGTATATAGGTGTCGAATTACgagaaggagttggaggagatGAAGACCATGACGCGCCAAGAGTTTGTGGCCTCTCTGCGAAGGTACGCAAACCCTTGCATGCATACATGCATGTAACATGCAAATGCAGCACGTCCATAGAGGAGTCTTTGGATATGTGGGTTTATTTGTGacctcatctttttctttttttttttcctatacaGAAAGAGTAGTGGGTTCTCTAGAGGAGCTTCCATATATAGAGGAGTAACAAGGTTAGAACATCCATCTCTTTCAATATGTTTTTGAATATTAGTTGATGCTTAACGTAGTTTCTTTCTTATGCATAAATTTTATGAATACATATATGATTCGACAGGCACCACCAACATGGCCGTTGGCAGGCGAGGATCGGCCGAGTAGCCGGCAACAAGGACCTCTATCTAGGCACTTTCAGTAAGTGATCGATCCGCTTGacaattgaaaaaatattttagcttgTTAACTTGGTTATGCTTTGCATTGTCTttgttctaaatttttattttatttaatgcaCCAAAGGATGGTTAGTTGTTTCCAATCTATAAATCTCTTTGGTTTTCTTGGTAccaatgaaaattaaaatttagtagcAAACTTTTCTACATTTGTGCCTTATTAATTAAAGAAGTTAAATGAGCTTGCAAGCTATTGAGACTGgtaaaatttgagttcaaacataaaataaaggggaaaaaaaatagtgtaaccaAGCAATGCCTTAGCATTTTCATTAACTTTACAATTAAGTAAATcgaaattttacaattaaatttgtGTTCGTAGGCACACAGGAGGAAGCGGCGGAGGCCTACGACATAGCAGCGATCAAATTTCGGGGCCTCAATGCGGTGACCAACTTCGACATGAGCCGCTACGATGTGGAGGCCATACTCAACAGCGACCTGCCGATCGGGAGTCTATCTTCCAAGGCATCGAAGGTCTCATCGGACGCATCCTCGATGACATCCGCATCCGAACTCAGGCCCGGGAGAAGCGCGGAGGCGCCATCGCAAGGTGGCCAAGACTACTGGTCTCTCCTCGCGCACCACTACCACCAACAAGAGCTCTACAACGCATCATCGGGCTTCGAAGTGTTCGGTTCCGGGGTTAATGTGGATTTTTCAGCTagtagtggtggtggtggtggtggtggcaaCAGTTATGGTGGTGGGGTTATGTGGAGTGGTGGTGGTGCAATGGCTCACCAAATGCATGATAATAGGGggagtagtagtagtagcagtgCATGTTCAAACATTCCTTATGCCACACCTATTGTTATGGGAGGGAACTATGAGAGCTCAAATAGTAATGTGGGGAGCTGGGGTACTGCACCTTCTTACTTCTATAATTACCAGGGTGCAACCTCTAATGCTTCAGCTATGCACACAGCTCTTTATGGAATGGAATGATGAGAATGATAAAggaaaagtagagagagagagagagagagagagagagagagagagagagaggtgacaGTGACCTCAGGAGGAGAGAATGCTACAGGGGagcagagaaagagaggggtgATAGGGGACTAACATGGGATACAAAGTTTTGCTAGTTGTCATGCTCTTTTACTTTGTGTTATTCTTTTGCTGACACAATTCTGTACTAATCATTAGGGTAGCAGAGTAGCAGTAACATGAAAACCCTTTAAGCATCTTTTTTTGTATCTTGACTTAAATTTGTTTCTTCTGAGCTTGCATAACAATCATGCCAAAAATGACTTGCTTTAAATGTTAATtactctacaatttttttttttttgagaaattaagTTAGCAaactattcgcttcgtttattattttttcttttagaaaaaagttCATCTAGAAATAGAAATCAGCTAAACTCGGAACTTCCGCGAGTACCAACTATTAAGTTATTAGCCAAGTGCTTGTTTTAGGTACTCTACAATGTTGAATGCAACAAACACTAGTTATGTTACAATGTGCATATATGGTCATGCATGTTTTGTATTTCTGTAAACTAAATCTCTGGACATTAAATGTGAATCTTGCTATTAATTAGTACTTATGAATCAAAGAAAGGAAGGTCATCTTCTTAGAAGATTTgatctttccttttcttcctaGACTAGGATCTAAAAAGAAGGCTCCATTTTTCTAGCCCCTATAATAGAAAtgctaattatataatatacattacaatttttcctaaaaaaacaTAGCATAGCATTTGATCTAGTCAATAAAGGATATTTTGAGTTTAATCCGGAAGGTGTTTAGCCAATGTAATCAATACTTAATGAGTGGAGCAAGAGACGTATCTCTAAAGAAAGTAAGAAACTatgtacataatatatatacacgaATCAAACCAAAACAGGTTAAAGGTGAACAATGTTCATATCATTGACAAACTTTTTAAGCGCATGCATGAATATCAAAGAAGATATATATGGAATCTCAACATAGAATGATcgttttatatatactatatcataggtttaattataataattaacatTCTTAGTGCAAGTGGCATAGGACTttaatggttggtacctgagctCACATTTTCGAAAAAAAGGTTTATAATTAACTAGAGCGCTATACGTATCTGCATAACAATTTTTCTTGATAATTGAAATTGATGTTTCTAGTTTTTTATTAGAGAATTTGTGATTTAACTGGCTCATGGGCTTAATATAAACATCGGTTtagttcttttttcttctatttcatTGAAAATATAATGAATAGTTATTACTGATGATCGAATTTGCTACCGAATGAATTGTTGCACTTTCGTTTAAGTTTAGCTACTTTAAGAtcgatcagtttatatataCAAGGAGCAAAAGTCTCTTTGATTAACCATaatacacttatatatatatatatatgtgcactGTGTTTTAGATCTTAAATATATAGTACGTGAATACTTTTGAGGCAGTGATATTCCCTGCGTCAAATTAGATATTCTCTACATCAATCAGTTTGGGTTGACAATAACTATACTATAAGGCATGTCAAAGTAAAGAAACAAAATGTTCATGTTTTTCTATATCTTCACATGTTGCATACAATTAAGTACTTGAAAATTATATGGCATGGTATATACATAACCAGTTGTAGAGATATCGCTATATTCTAAAAGTGACAAATGATCCCTTATATCTGCAAAGATGGAGAAGATTAATACAATTAATAGTGGATGCATAGACTTAGCAAGAGTAAGTATAAATCGAAGCAATATTAATCTATGGAAAAGAATATAATAGGTAGAAcagataattataatattatacattAAGTTAGGATGGAAAAAATACAATTAGAAATCATATAAAAAAGGAGATTgaggcatgcatgcatatatatatatgattactTGGAATGTAGCTTAGTAGGTGTCTTAGGGCATGGAAAGAACCTTAAATGCATGGGGATCAATAATCATACATACTCTTTAACAAATATTAATAACAATTAATGAGTAGTTATTATTACTCGATCGTAGCAATCAAGATTCTAATTACTTGCGTTTAATTTGCATTTAGACTAGtagctattatatatatagcctaGTCTTGTGGCTAGTATTAAGCACcataattttcctttttttctttttttttttgttgtcacTTCTTTTGATAAGCTTCCACTGGGTCTGTCTCATGAAACCACAACATGATATGCTTAGTTTCTCCCTCCCCCAACCTTATAAGTTACAATGGAcacataaaaagaaataaatagttAATTACTACTATTTTGTTCATCCCTTCGAGAAGGGCCTCTCCAGCTATTGTTGACCAGAGGACACCCCAGTCAACAAATGTGGCACTGAGggcttcttttaaaaaaaaaaaaaaaaagggattagGGTTACTTCATTCCCATTTGCCACTTTGGGAGGCACACTAGTTTGTTTCCCTTCACATTTCTCCATGTATCCAATGCTTATCCTAATAGTATAATAAGATACAACTGAgattctctttctccttctctggTTGAGGTTTATTTTGCTCCACTCTTGTCACTATTCACAAAGAGGGTCCATGTTATAGGAGGGTCTTTTATTGAGGTGGATGTAGAGACAAAAAGGGGAGTATTATAAATGATTAATGTGTGGTCCTCTTCATCTAAAGAGTAGGTATTaagtagtttaaaatttttaataaatatattgcaCCAAAATGCAGTTTGTCCCCTTTGTTACAATTCAAATCCAGTCTTCTGATGCCCACACTAAAATATTTAGCAAAATCTGACaaggtttaaaaaaataaccacccctttctctctctcaatctctctctctcttcccccactacaacaaaaacggtatatagcgatatttttaaatatcggtacaaataaaaaaaatgccgcaagctaaattaccgatactttttaaaagtattactatatgtggggtcgcctTGATATTTGACACTCACTCCTCCAGCGACCTGTGGCGGAGGGACACGTACGTGGCGATCATAGCCCTCTACGGCTCCTGCGAGATTCTCGCGGCCGAACTTCAACTGCCGGAATCTTACCTCGTCGGCTGCGACAGCggaggagaagggaagatggtgatcaaattttttttttttctatttgtaatcgagCCGAATAGGCTAGAGATGGGATTGATtgaataaagaaattttttatttttggttggattaaactttatatttagaccttagtagattttttaaaaaatttttgacatAAATGAAACACTAATACAAAAgtgtttcaaaaatatattcctattccccaaacaaaaaaaaaaaaaaaaatctttatgtccatgttgaaattttataacCGTGTTTAACTTGTATGCATCGCTGCATTATTATATGAAGTACAGCTCAGATTGAAAGACGTGCCGATAAATTACATATCAAAGGCTCAATCTTAGTTACCAGTATCACTCTCCTTATTACATttgtattcaaatttgaaacgtTTTTCCACCATCAATTCACTGCCTCTATTTACTACTCCTTTAACTCAAGGTttagtatataaaattacaaactgAGATTTGTTAAAGCATCTTTTGATGATCACCTGAGTCAAACTCGTGCATCatgaggtatatatatatatgtaagtgaGAGGTCGAACAATTCAAATGCACAAGTACTTGTAcacattgcatatatatatatatattattgtatctATGCTAGTtgtatataagtaattaacaTTTAGTGCTTTCcttctctctagatctttctctctctctctctcatatcaACTCCACCTGTGGTGTGTCTTATTCGATTTAAACACATGCCCATGAGAGATTCTTATTGCACACAAGCTTGATCCTTCAAACAAATAAAGGGTGTGAGTCACTTTTCAAATGGGCAAATGCAAAGTGGGTCATAGTCAAATTCCATGCTGTGAAAAGGGCCCTTCTTTGGGTTTTGAGGAGGGGGGGGGGGTGTCTCTCCCTTGGTTTTAGAAAAGGTTGTTTGGATGTTCCCCTTCTTTGATGTTTAAACCTAGAAACTGTGTCGGCCACCAAACCCCTCCACCTACCCTACATGCATCTTGTAGTTTTCTCCTTATACTGTGCCATGATATGTACAAACATATGTAGCATGCATATAAAGGGAGCTTTATATTTTctccatatatacatatatgtacatgcaTATAGGTGTTTGCCTTTTTCACTAattattttcccttttttctggGGCCTTGTatgattgaaaatatattttatgatttttataagattaagtcgttaattaaaatatttgattggtaATATATATGCACTTTTACCAAATCATTTACAGCAAACTTGGATTCTCTAATAAAGCATATATACTCTTGTTCCTATGCAACCGTTATCTAATTAAACGTGCTTATACGAGAATATTTAGTCGCTGTAATGCGAACAATCACTAAGGTCAAAATTTAAAGCTATGCTTATTTATGGGACAAGACAAATTCTAAAGCCTTGTTTATGCTAggagttaaataataataataatgctacTTAATTAGCATTGGATCATGGGGATCTAGTCAATGATCCAACCTGATTAGTTTGATGAAACTCGATGCAAGGATTTGAAAGATTTGGAGTGTTGCCATAGCTTtgtttcttcaaattttaaactccaTATCCCTTTTGACAACCCCAAATAAaagaagtacaaaaaaaaaattctatcaatGGTTTAGCATAGAAAAACATATGGTACTACAACataattaggttatagcgacacatgtttgggatacttttgagtaagtgtccaatttatgctaaaacttaaaaaaacatctgctaatgcctaaatataaagcccaatccaaccaaaaataaaagattactctattcaacccaccacacccagtccatttggtccgattacaaacagaaaataaaaaaaaaagaaaaatcaattaccatcttttcttctctcctcactcaatccactgaaattctagacgaagatcctttcctgtcgtcctcctccgccaccgcagccaacgagatagagtttcggcggttgctaaatacttaaataagtgttgataaattagcagcactcttttaggttatagcgacactctttaactgtcactatatacctagcgaccccacatatagcaacactttttaaaagtgtcggtaattttagctagcagcacttttttgacatgtacctatatttaaaagtatcgctatagaccgtttttgttgtagggAGTTATGTTAcgcttataaatattttttaaaacattttgcAGATCTACTTAGGTGGTTATGCGCGCATTAGGGATTGGTGTTCACAAATCAAGAAACTCTAGAATAAATTTATGACATTGTAAAAAGTCTTGTAAGATGTTTAAAAGCATAGcattattcttatatatatataacggcCTCTTAATTAGGGAATAGGATTCAATAAGATGTAAAACTCGTGGGAGTTACAGCAAACCACTATTTAGATAAAttgattgtatatatatagaaaattatgtAGGTGGTCAGAGATTCGAACCTTTGCAATGGGTTCGAACCCTAGCAACAAAATATCTACTCTTCCGAGATCCAAAGACAATGTAACTCTTCGAGGCTGGATGCAAAGTAGGATTATTTATGCTGAACCTACCCAGCCAAATTTGAAACAGAAGCGATTGCTTACAACTCCACGCGAAAGATATTTTGCGCGCCTTTAATACTGGTTTTAGATTGATTTTTTAGATAACACAGTTTCAGAACCGGTACTAAACCTCTTTTACTCTAATAAAAAGCCAAATCCATAGTAACATCACTCCACAGTACAAACTCTATTGTATATATGCAAAATTCGCTGCAGCTTTGCTACTCAAGACCAGCAAAACATAGTACATTTTTGCTAATTTTCGAATAATTTTACCGACAGTATGATAACGCGAATAACATGAACAAAATCATCAACTATTTAATGCAGTGGTTTGGCATCTGAGAGCAGGCCTTGAGGCCGGGGATTTGAAC
This window of the Ananas comosus cultivar F153 linkage group 19, ASM154086v1, whole genome shotgun sequence genome carries:
- the LOC109724797 gene encoding AP2-like ethylene-responsive transcription factor AIL5, whose protein sequence is MLVLGAWREHNYQKCFAGAWERLQTLISVKRTDQALPCEKTVSLVRSKLRGSNGGLRAQLALFLPLSPSWPLRSLLHSAAAAEPRRVAEESTFGQRTSIYRGVTRHRWTGRYEAHLWDNSCRREGQSRKGRQVYLGGYDKEEKAARAYDLAALKYWGPNATTNFPVSNYEKELEEMKTMTRQEFVASLRRKSSGFSRGASIYRGVTRHHQHGRWQARIGRVAGNKDLYLGTFSTQEEAAEAYDIAAIKFRGLNAVTNFDMSRYDVEAILNSDLPIGSLSSKASKVSSDASSMTSASELRPGRSAEAPSQGGQDYWSLLAHHYHQQELYNASSGFEVFGSGVNVDFSASSGGGGGGGNSYGGGVMWSGGGAMAHQMHDNRGSSSSSSACSNIPYATPIVMGGNYESSNSNVGSWGTAPSYFYNYQGATSNASAMHTALYGME